The Mytilus galloprovincialis chromosome 2, xbMytGall1.hap1.1, whole genome shotgun sequence genome has a window encoding:
- the LOC143062064 gene encoding uncharacterized protein LOC143062064 — translation MVVIYSLLIIAICGQFGQATSNDNCKKICLPEDFVRTLMNRDCKNPEHAHKIRPTFFASLKLRRFTLNGINDVVKFEDVRINRGDGYNPSTGVFTAPKSGLYQISCMLLGEKLKSRTVPSNEK, via the exons ATGGTAGTAATCTATTCCTTACTGATTATCGCTATATGTGGTCAATTTGGACAAGCGACATCAAACGACAATT GTAAAAAGATTTGTCTACCGGAAGATTTTGTGAGAACGCTAATGAATAGAGACTGCAAAAACCCCGAGCATG CTCATAAAATTAGACCTACATTTTTTGCATCCCTGAAATTGCGCCGATTTACTCTTAATGGAATTAATGATGTAGTCAAGTTCGAGGATGTCCGGATTAACAGGGGTGATGGATATAATCCTTCCACTGGAGTATTTACTGCACCGAAAAGTGGATTATATCAGATATCATGCATGCTCCTTGGAGAGAAACTCAAATCGCGTACAGTACCATCTAATGAAAAATGA